agaggaaggggaggggaaataaaaaaaatgaacacccgcccgctacataatagtagattatgacatgaggacgataggtggaggattgtgagaagtgtgaagtttgcagcacgaggcgtgacaagtcgcagtcgaggcgagccggaggcttcgcccccccccccagggaaaaacagaaatagacttaattaaaaaaaaattattctttagaaaaatacataaacaatatcaactaaagaaaacgaatcttaacgttttgcttaggttctattgtccatggttgtgttcatcgaaagaagaaatcatacgattgcaaaatttattcaccaaaaaacattttataatttgtatcaatttaattttataaaattttataatattaaagcattattaatcttttagtatttcgattaaggttcgttttctttaatttatcttgtttatgtatttttccaaagaataatttttttttaattaagcctatttctgtttttcacttttcatgttaatcgaaataccaaaagattaataagtgctttaatattataaaattttataaaattaaattgatacaaattataaaatgttttttggtgaataaattttgcaatcgtatgatttcttctttcgatgaacacaaccatggacaatagaacctaagcaaaacgttaagattcgttttctttagttgatattgtttatgtatttttctaaagaataatttttttttaattaagtctatttctgtttttccctgggggggggggcgaagcctccggctcgcctcgactgcgacttgtcacgcctcgtgctgcaaacttcacacttctcacaatcctccacctatcgtcctcatgtcataatctactattatgtagcgggcgggtgttcattttttttatttcccctccccttcctcttgccCTCCGccaccagtcatctctttctgccgctgcaggggagtagtacggtatggtggggacaccactacactcgcatgtttttctcaccgacgtgcgactgggtattccacgcccctgattcgtccaacttcaaccctcaataacttgaagagggtgcatctgatcaaaaagtcgctcaggacttttcgatccagaatttcacccccaacttaagtttaaagtttggacgtgcaattctgggacaccctgtatatgctacgattatagctttaaaaaaatctacattgttatttttgattatagatttgtcttgaaaatggatgcagttttatatgaagaatttcatataacgatgtccaatgatcgcaatcttagtacaaaaaaatactaaactactagtgatgcagtattcaaaagaaatataaatatatttaaatcaaaattgttcatttcacactttagttgccatagacctattgtttcagttttagaatttaatgaaaatgctgataatgatgatgtaagagttgttgaaattatggatgagaagtgataaattttgtatttactatttactaataaattttttttttcaagttgtccatttctttgatgttacaatcGTTTTACTTTGTTTTACATCCTCTCCAGCCTCTCTTAAACTTTCCTTTCCCGCCTCTCTTCTTCTTCCCCCCCCATGTACGGCATTTGCCGAAAGGGAGGGAAAAACCTCACCCGAGGGAAAACCTGCCCTGGTACAGTCGTCCTTTTGACAGGACTACCGCTCGACAGTGAAACCGTGAGATGAAAGcgctataaattttttaaaattttgaccGCCGGTGCCCGGGATCGAACCCGGGTCGTTGGCTAGCGAGTCTAGCACTCTAACCGCACGACCACTGCCGTCGGttactatttactaatatttactcatttaaataaaaccacttccttcgaatatagtttctatattattatacttcataTCCATTCCAAAAGTGcccacattgctttgataaacttgatttttttaggtataatttctcatgtcgcgagcgcacctaaagatgctcacccaaaaaaatGCCCAACGCGCCAAAAGTTCAAGatttcacttctgcctgcactcccggagtgcagcgagtttttttatttgctattTGTGTttgcatcatttttttcacttatttttatacagaaaagcatgtaaattattttaaaaaatgttaaaaacatcagtgacaaaaaataaaaggccaatattaatttttttaatgattttaactAATCATTTCCACAATAACAACATTATGCAAACGACTGACAAAGTAACAACACCTGTATAGGTTAGGTTTTCTGTCAGCCGGCTTCATTCTTATTGTATTGGTCAATGGTCTcacaaaatcatgaaaaattaataacaaattaagGATGCTATCAATCAACAATAATAAAACCACGTATACATACCatttttgcaattatttcattattgcgTGGCCTCTGACGTTAACTGCACGGATGGCAAGCGAGAAATAGGAGATTGCGCGGGAAGCTAGTAATGCTGCCAGCGCTACCGGTAACAGCGGTAAAAGGGAAAGACCGCAGTTACTAGATAACCGAGGTTGGAACAGTAGTCGGTCGCTGGGAGCGCGATGCGAATCGGCCTTTTTCCCGATTTAACGTCGATTGTGATTGGTCCCGTCATTTTTCCCCTAGAATGAGCCCAGCGACAGAATTCATCATCGGAACATGTACTGTGCCAACCTGGTTATCTAGTAACCTTGGGGAGGAAGAAGAAATGGCATACATTATAATTGTTGCCAACTTTGACGTACAAGTCTAACGCTGAAAAAATACAAtcgcgaaaatattacattatgATGGTTGCTATGggcggatatttttatttattattgtttatcaagaaataaaaatatcattagaaAGCTCATAGTCAACTTATATAATGTAACTAAGGACGGATTTTGCcagaaattttcatataacgagaaaaaaaatgaaaaccattCGGGGAGTAGTTGTGTCGCGTATATTATACGCGAcagcatcggcctatgacgtcACACGGGTctaaaacgtcaacttggcgGATACGCTCTCGCGTATCTTGATAGTTGGAGTTCGATTTTGGACTCTGAAACTTGCGGTAGGGTTTTGAtggagaggaagaaaagagtcGCTTAAACTACCGAAGGGTGCGTCGCGTAGTGAGAGTGATCGGTGCTGATCGAGTGCGGGGCGATTAGCCAGGAAGGTAATCGCGATGCGTGAGTGATACCCATAAGGAATCAccacgagaatttttaatcctcTGAAGTAATTGAGACAGATTTGGGGAATTATGATGCCTCCCCATTGGTGGAGGAGATTACCGCGAGATCCGTTCGTTTATAGGGATTTGACGTTTTTCTAATTCGAAGTAGGGATTTGCTCTCAGTGATTCAGAGAGAAAACAATTCAAAGGGTTAATTAGACCAAAAATTAAGAATTTCGAGCCTCATCTTTCGCGTTATCTCTCTCGGCGGACTCATATTACTTAAAAGAGATTGTGATATTATCACTTAtggttatttaaaattatttaaaagataatagtttttttttgtttctggtcatgattatttattaaaataatgtattagagttaattgaaatattatcaaaggcaataattaaatttatttattcaaagttttaggggttttgttattttcttttgcggATGAAAGTCCGACGAACCACCTCCATCCGCCTACaccctctctccacaacctaccCCCTGAGCAGCGTGGGTATTCAAGGTCTTCCCATGGATTCGTAAGCAAAGCTATACGGTTTTTGTTTCGTAAATTTCGGTTGATGTTAAAAATTAGTTTATTGAGACTCCGGTTTATCGTCTCCGGTAAAAAGGGCGGCTGGCGCCCAACAAATGTTGCTTGCGAATCCAGGGGAAAGGACAGTTAACGGGTTTTTCTCAAccccgaggaaaaatctcgttacaGACCTCATCAAGGAATATGAGGATCTGGGATACATGAGACGGGTCTCAGGGCAATCAGAACCATCACTGAGCTACTATCTGCATCATCACGGTGTCTTAAGGGAAGACAGCATCACCACAAAACTCAGGGTCGTCTGCAACGGTTCCAGCAAAACAACATCAGGATTATCACTCAATGAGATACTTCATGCAGGAGGAAAACAGCAAACGGAAGGCTCAGACGTTCTCATCTGGTTGAGAACTTTTCGATTAATCGTCGGAACGGACATTGTGAAAATGTTCCGTGAAATCAAGGTTCATCAAGAAGATTGGGATCTCCAAAGAATCCTGTGGAACGATGAGGAGGGGAAAATCATCACATATCAACTGACAACGGTGACGTATGGGCAAACGTGTGCACCATGGTTGGCTCTACGAGTTCTTCAACAACTGGTGGAGGACGAGGGACATCAATATCCACTGGCGGCTGTCTCTCTAACAAAAGGGAGATACGTCGACGATATCTATGAGGGAGCTGATTCTGAGGAACAGCTCAAGGAACTCATCACGCAGCTCATCAATCTTTGCATGGCGGGCGGCATGCCACTGCAAAAATGGATCTCGAATCAACAAGGAATCCTACAGGATCGTCAGTTATCAACAAAATCAACATCGGCGGTCGAATTCGAGGACAAGCCGGTCAAAGTATTGGGACTGTGCTGGAATCCTCATTCAGACAGCTTCATCTATAAATCAAGGAAGCCATCAACGGAACAAATCAACAAAAGGGCAATCCTCTCAGAGATCGCCCAGATTTACGATCCTCTGGGACTCGGACCGGTGATCATCAGGGCGAAAATCTTCATCCAAGAGCTGTGGCTTCTCAAAATTGGTTGGGATGGTTCACTGCCCTTGAGTCACATCAAGCGTTGGAAAGAATTCACGGAGGAATTCTCAAATCTGGATCAAATATCAATCCCACGGTGACTTCAAACATCATCGACTTCAAGCAACATCCAACTTCATGGGTTTGCTGACGCTTCGAATCAGGCAATGGGTGCCGCAGTATACATCAGAGTGGACAATCATCAATCTGAGCCACTAGTCATCTTGGTGAGTGCAAAAACCAAGGTCGCACCATTTAAGAAAATGACAATTCCTCGCTTGGAATTGACAGCTGCTGTCATCTTAACCAATCTGGTCATCTACATCAGGAAGATGCTGGAGAAAGAGAATTTACCAGTCTTTCTTTTGTCTGACTCCACGGTGGCGCTCACATGGATCAATGGACACCCATCAAGGTGGAAGCATTTTGTTCAGAATCGAGTTATCAAAATCCAGAACTCATTACCAGCAGCTGAATGGAAACATATCAGGGGAGTCCAGAACCCACCAGACTGTGCATCACGGGGATTATCACCAGATCAACTAGTAAATCATCAGCTGTGGTGCAATGGTTCATCATGACTGAAATCATCAATGGAAAACTGgccatcatcatcaacatcaaTCGAATCTACGGCAGAAGCAGCACTGGGGGAAAGGCCAGTGTCTGCACATCCGGTGGCACTGAATCTGGAGAGACGTCAAGATTTCTTGGAGAGGTACTCTACACTCGACAGGTTGCTCAGGATCTCGGCGAGAGTCCTCAGAGTCATCAACAACATGAGAAGGGAGCCAGTCCCAAGAGAATTAGATCTCTTGCCAGAAGAACTGGAGGAGACCAGAATCTTTTGGATCAACTATACACAACAGGAGAGTTTTGGACCAATCATCAATCGCCTCATCAATGGACAAGACATCGCAAATAATCATCCAATGGCACGGTTGATTCCTTATCTGGATGAGAATCAGACCATTCGCCTAGGCGGGCGGCTGAAACGATCAACTCTTCAGCCAGAACCCAGGAACCCATCAATTCTACCAAGACAATCAAGGGTCACATCACTGGTCATCGAGGAGGCTCATCGGAAAACTTTTCATGGAGGAGTACAGGCGACGTTGGCACACATCAGACACAAATACTGGATCATCGGGGGTCGTCATcctgtaaaatcgcatattcgCAAGTGCGTGATCTGCGCACGACATCAAGCCATCAGGGGACAGCTGCTTCCAAGAAGAATCACATCAGCACGGCCATTCAAACACGCAGGAGTGGACTACGCAGGTCCTATCAAAATCAGCAGATGGAGAGGATCAGGAGCTCGACACTATCATGGGTACATAGCAGTTTTTGTGTGTCTTGCCACATCGGCAATTCACCTGGAACTACTCACAGATTTAACATCACAGGCATTCATCGAGACATACAAACGATTCACTGGAAGGAGAGGTATCTGTGCTACACTTAGCAGTGATAATGCTAAGACATTCATGGGAGCAGACAATGAGCTGGGCAGCCTTTTAGACGAATCAAGGAAGGAAATTCATTACATCATCAACGAACTCGCATCAAATGGCACAAAATGGATCTTCATCCCACTGCAATCATCCCACGTGGGTGGGAAATGGGAAGCTGCGGTGAAATCTGTGAAATTTCATCTAAAAAGGCTCACGGGGAATTTGGGACTCACGTACGAGGAACTCAATACACTTATCACTCAAATCGAGGCTCAACTTAACTCGAGGCCTCTCTGCGCTCTATCAGACGATCCTGATGACTGCAGAGCCCTCACACCTGGACATTTCATCATTGAGGAACCCATCAACGCAGTTCTAGAGCCATCACTTATCAATCAGAAAATGGAAGGTCTTACAAGGTGGAAAATGATCGCAAGGATCGCtcagcaattctgggacaggtGGTCTCGGGAGTGCATGCATCACTATCAAACCATCTACAAATGGAAAAGATCAACGGATGATATCAAGGTCGGAACACTAGTCCTCATCATTGACGAGAGGTATCCACCAACAAAGTGGCCTCTAGGACGAGTATCAAGGGTTCATCCAAGTGATGACAATCTCACAAGGTTGGTAGACATCACCACTGGGGCAGGAGGTGCAACTACCTACACCAGACACATCAACAAGGTGGTTCCGTTACCAGTCAGCACAGAGGAGGAAGTACCAGAGGATCATTCGTCATCCTCCGATGACGAAGGCGGGCGGAATGTATAAATATGAGGCTGATCCAGACTACTGGGTCGATCGGACAATATCGGGAGGATTCCGTAAGGGGCTCGCATGTCAAGGGGGGATTCGCTGACCTCACTTCACTTCGTGTTCATCTTTCATCAGTATCACAACGCAAATATAGGATATTATCAGGTTTTTGTATCTTGGCTTTTATCGGATCGATTTATCTTTTCTTATATCATTTTTGGTTCATTATCATTGAATAATgtataattatcatcatcatcattattggaAAGTTATCACGTGAAAATAGTGTACATTTGggttaaattatatttgtttgaGGAGTGACTATGTTTTTTGCCGGGATTTAGGGGAAGTGGGACAATTGGTGgtagaaaataatgttttatcACAAATGGTCCACTAAACCTATTGCtgattcattttattaggcgTGAGCCTTGTGTCCTGATTATACAAACTATTCCTCGTGGAAATTTATAACGTTGCGTATCTCAATAATAATCCGTTGAATTATTAACACTCCGatgaatttacaaaataaGGTTTTAATAGATGATGTACTCAAAAAAACCCCGATGAACTTATACGTTCCTCATAACAGGTCTAAACGCCCGACTCTAGATTCTCGATAGGGACGTTAGATATAATTGATAGATAACAACTGCTCTGATAAAGTTTCCATCACGAACTGAATGCTTTGAGGTTGTTCTGCATGAACTGGCCCCGAATCTCAATGCCCTCAAGGTCGCCAGAATTTTCTCGAATGTTCTGATGCTAAACTTGGCGATTTTCTGTATACGTTTCAAACAACATTGGATCGCCTTACGGCATAATCAACGTGTTTTTTGTCACCATCCCGAGTTGGAAAATCATCTCTCCACTTCCGCTTCCAATCCACCCTACCCGGTTAAAATCATCAAATCCCTAACAAAATGAACAcccaaagagaaaaaaaaatcatgagcgATTGAtcattctttttattcttcgctgaaagagaaaatgaaaatctcataaaGGGCCAAcggggctttagaaaattaaatcgccgggtttcttttttccagcgctgtaattttcaacgctgtttttttcttcttttcgaTTAGATTAAGGGATGGAATGGGACTCAATAGATGAGGAATTTATTCTtccatcgaatgcccttggtttcatcccttggcattaattaggggaagagtaaataatttttatgcagcgggcgggtgttcattttttccatttcccttcccttcctcttacccaccgccaccagtcatctctttctgccgccgcaggggagtagtaccgtatggtggggaccaaagaggatagaccaaagtagaggctcagttctgcgGGTTTGAccgacgccagtttctccatgttaccgacatgatttcacccccgaggagacggggcgccacgagtcctactggggtatctgcatatccgCCAAGCCGGTAACGCCTCAGTAGCAGTCCCGCTGCTACGGGGACAAGTCGAAAGTGGAGATATAGGTTTTTGCGCCTTTGAAATGtttctttatgatttttcagccATAATATGTCGTTTTTAGCTTTGCAAAAACTAATTTAAAAGATCTATTTTTCCCGGTCacgtgagaaatattttcacctggCCAATTAGTTAAACATGTACCAAGAGctagataaaatatttaaattgatatGTTGGCGCGCAGTCAGCGTACTCAATTCGCACGCTGTGGACGCGGCTTCGATCCCAgccccgatttttttttatttcctataaattgttgtaattttttttttaaggctaCCATCGCGTTCCATTGCCGCAGTTATTTTGCAGCATCCCCgtttaacaaataaaaaaattccatcggGCAAGAAAACAGTGGGGCAACAGATAAAGTTGTCTAGAATTACTCCCCCACCCATTCTACTTTTAAATTACTTATGTGTTGTCTCGTTTCCACATGGGGTTTATTATAAagcgaattaaaataaaaaaaattaatttaattagccAGGAAGTGACTACCCTAATTAACCCTAAGGGGGTAACTGTTTGCCAATTAGTATCTACTACCagggaaatattgattttcaagTTGATACGCTGGCTCATAGCTAGCGTGTTCAACTTGCACGCTCTCGACTCGAGTTCGGTCCCAGCctccatcgtttttttttttatgtatattatatcaattttttttttataaatggttAATCATTAATCGAAATACCTCATGAGAATAATATCAAACGGTAATTCGATTGATGATTCACCATTTTTGAAAGATAAAATTACGTCACGTCACGTGAATAACGGATACACAGCATTACAATATTTATTGCTATTTCAATAATCTTCTCGTTATCACACAAAAGTaataaatgatttaaatactaaatgtttttttccccgACAAATTACTCTGAATTTCCTCTCTGCGCGgagatttctattttttttttacttcgatTCGCGCCCGTGTTTTGTTTCGCGACCGTCGATTTCTGCGAATTCTCGTGCCTTTTAAAAACATGAAAACAATACAGGGAGAGGATTTTAAAGGCACGAAAAAGTCGCTCGATCGATTTCAGTTGTCGATTGATATCGATGAGGAAACGACGAATCATTCCGAGCTCTTTATCGTTATCGTTATTGTTTTTTACCAATCGCGAACGGTTTCAGTGGGTgaacaattaataaatatcacTGGGGGTTGGGCAATGCCGTCATTTAATAGGTGTGTGTATAGTGGGTGTGATAATTCCTCTAGTGACCAGGATGTCATGTTCCATCGGGTGCGGTAAGTAATTAAATCCATTTCCATCACCATTATTTCAGGCAAAACGTGCATGGACTGGTAATCTATTGGCATAAGTCGGGTGGGTTTTGCGGTGAATTTTGGGGTGAATTTTGTGGTGGGTTTCGTGGTGGGTTTAGCTGTGAATTTTGGGGTGAATTTTGTGATGAATTTTGTGGTGGGTTTCATGGTGGGTTTCGTGGTGGGTTTAGCGGTGGGTTTCGTGGTGGGTTTAGCGGTGACCCACCACGACCCACCCAATTCCCAATTTGACGGAATTCGTAGGCGATATAGGCCTACTACAAACGGTACAGGTTGGACAGAACGACAAGGACAGCGTCACAAGGGACAGTCTTGGGCTGCAAGTCATTATCGATAAAGCCCGAGCGCTGTCCAAACAA
This genomic stretch from Diachasmimorpha longicaudata isolate KC_UGA_2023 chromosome 6, iyDiaLong2, whole genome shotgun sequence harbors:
- the LOC135163460 gene encoding uncharacterized protein LOC135163460; amino-acid sequence: MLLANPGERTVNGFFSTPRKNLVTDLIKEYEDLGYMRRVSGQSEPSLSYYLHHHGVLREDSITTKLRVVCNGSSKTTSGLSLNEILHAGGKQQTEGSDVLIWLRTFRLIVGTDIVKMFREIKVHQEDWDLQRILWNDEEGKIITYQLTTVTYGQTCAPWLALRVLQQLVEDEGHQYPLAAVSLTKGRYVDDIYEGADSEEQLKELITQLINLCMAGGMPLQKWISNQQGILQDRQLSTKSTSAVEFEDKPVKVLGLCWNPHSDSFIYKSRKPSTEQINKRAILSEIAQIYDPLGLGPVIIRAKIFIQELWLLKIGWDGSLPLSHIKRWKEFTEEFSNLDQISIPR
- the LOC135163462 gene encoding uncharacterized protein LOC135163462, which produces MGAAVYIRVDNHQSEPLVILVSAKTKVAPFKKMTIPRLELTAAVILTNLVIYIRKMLEKENLPVFLLSDSTVALTWINGHPSRWKHFVQNRVIKIQNSLPAAEWKHIRGVQNPPDCASRGLSPDQLVNHQLWCNGSS
- the LOC135163463 gene encoding uncharacterized protein LOC135163463; protein product: MENWPSSSTSIESTAEAALGERPVSAHPVALNLERRQDFLERYSTLDRLLRISARVLRVINNMRREPVPRELDLLPEELEETRIFWINYTQQESFGPIINRLINGQDIANNHPMARLIPYLDENQTIRLGGRLKRSTLQPEPRNPSILPRQSRVTSLVIEEAHRKTFHGGVQATLAHIRHKYWIIGGRHPVKSHIRKCVICARHQAIRGQLLPRRITSARPFKHAGVDYAGPIKISRWRGSGARHYHGYIAVFVCLATSAIHLELLTDLTSQAFIETYKRFTGRRGICATLSSDNAKTFMGADNELGSLLDESRKEIHYIINELASNGTKWIFIPLQSSHVGGKWEAAVKSVKFHLKRLTGNLGLTYEELNTLITQIEAQLNSRPLCALSDDPDDCRALTPGHFIIEEPINAVLEPSLINQKMEGLTRWKMIARIAQQFWDRWSRECMHHYQTIYKWKRSTDDIKVGTLVLIIDERYPPTKWPLGRVSRVHPSDDNLTRLVDITTGAGGATTYTRHINKVVPLPVSTEEEVPEDHSSSSDDEGGRNV